TCCCAGCCTCACCGACCACACACAAACGTTCGTACAGTTCGCCCCGGTCCACGTGAACGACGGAGGCTAGGGTGAGTAGCCAGCCACGCCGAGTGCCAATCGGTTGGCGTGGCTTGTCAGAGGTGCGAGCCGTGGTGTGGCGCGGATTGCGCGCCACACCACAGCTCGACCGCTGCTGGTTAGGCCTTGGTGAAGTAGCCGTACATGTCGGCGATGGCGTGGGTGTATCCGCTGCCGTTGTAGAGGTCGACCTGGTTGTCCTGGCCGGTGGGTACGGCGGCGTGGATGGACAGGGTCGCGCCTGCGGAGAAGTTGAGGTTGCTGGTAGCAGGGCGCGTGGTGCCGTGCGGGTAGAGGGTGAAGTAGCCGGCGGTTTCGGCCTGGACGGTGGCGACGGTGAAGATCGCGGCGTTGGCTCCGGCCGGGACACCAGTGATACCGACAACCTGCCCGAGGGTCATGGCGGTGCCCGGGTTCTCACGGGTGTCGAGCAGGCGCAGGGGGTTCAGAGGCTGGTAGACGCTCTCGCCGGTGGGGCTGTAGTCGCCGAAGATGTCGAGGATGGCGTCGGCGTTGCCACCGGTGTTGTTGAAGATGGTGACCTTGCCGTTCGCGCCGATCGGCACGATGACCTGGTTGGAGATGGTCTGCCCAGCACTGAAGTTGACGTTCGACGTCGAGGGACGGGTACCGCCGGTGGGGTAAACGATGAAGACACCACCGCTGGTGGCGCCGGTCACAGTCAGGTTGAGGACCGCGGCCTTGGCGTCGGCGGGAACGCCGTTGACGCCGGCGACCTGCACGTCGATGGAGCCCATCGGTGCCAGGGTCTTGACGGGGCTGCGGGTGTCGAGCAGCCGGGTCGGCGTGCGGGGAGTGAACTTGTTGGCGGACTGGGGGCTGTAGTAGCCGAAGATGTCGACGATGGCGTCGATTTCCTGGGTGGTGGACCACAGGTAGACGGTGCCGTCCGGGTTGACCGGGACGGTCACGAGGTTGGGGACTACCTGCCCGGCGTTGAAGTTGATCACCGAGCTGGTGGGGCGGCTGTTCTTGTCGGCCTGGACCGACAGGAACCCGTTGTTGTTGGGGTTGATCGCGGTGACGTTGAGGACGACCGCGGTGGTGCCCGCGGGCACCTTGACGGGACTGGTGCTGTTCGGGCCGAGCTTGAGTTCCTTCACACCGCCGCCCTGATTGGCCTCCCAGGTCCGCGGGCTGAGGGTCCGGGTGTCCAGCACACGGGTGGAGGAGAGCGGCGTGAACTTGGAAGTCGCGTACTGGACGCCGAGCTGGTGCAGCCACGGACCAAGGTCATCCGTACGGGTCTCGACCGCGCCGGTGCGAGTCTCCGTGCTGGTGTAGCAACCTCCCTGCCAGGAACGGCTGTTGAGTGCAGCCAGTTCGACCCGGCCGTTCTTCGTCCGGAACGCCGGGCCGCCGGCGTCACCCTGGCAGATCGCGGAGGTAGTGCCGGCCATCGGGCTGAGGTCGAGGGTAGTGGCGGTTGACGCGCCGACGGTGAAGTCGTCGGCGTGCAGCTGGTTGGGCACCCACTGGTCCTTGGTGCGGCCGTAACCGGTGACCTTCAGGGTCTCGCCGAGAGTGGGCGCGGTGGTGGAGAGTGTGATGGGCGCGATGCCGGTGGCGGGCCTGGCGAGCTTGGCCAGCACAAGGTCGCGGTCAGTGCGAGGGACCAGTTCAGTCACAGTCGTGATGTGCCCGGCCGCGGAGGTGAGATCAGCGCGGCCTACAGTGACAGTGACCGCTCCCTTGGGCGCGCCGGCAGGGACCGTGACGCCCTTGGAGGGGTCGGTGACGAAGCAACTGGCTGCGGTGATGATCCAGCTGGGGTCGACGAGGGCGCCGGTGCAGGCGCGCTTGTCGGCGTCGTTGTTGGTGCCGCCGGTGTCTATGTCGAGCTTGGCAGTAAACGAGAAATTAGCTGGAGTTTCACCACTGACGGCGCTCGCTGGGCTGCCGGAGCCGGCGGTCAGTGCGCCTGTGGCGACTGCGGATGCGAGGAGAGCGGCTTTCCACGCGGGACGTGACTTCTTGTTGAACATGTACCTGAGCCTCTGAGAGCGGCCAATATCGTTTCGAATTAGCAGAATTGACAAGACGTCAGCCGGTGATGCGGATCCCGACCACGGACGTAACGGACCCAGTCTCGGTGCCCTCCGCAATGCTCCGGTACTCGCCGGGGGCGATTTTGTAGTCCGTCGGGTCAGTAGCATTCGTGGGCTTCACGTCAGCAGTGAACGGGTGATCAGCGCTCTCCAGGCCCCACACTCTGTCGATCTCCATGGTCAGGTATCCGGTCTTGCCACTGACCTGGAAGCAGACGTGCCCGTTTCGACGCCAGATCTTGATCTGCTGTTCTGCACTTCCGCACGTGGCCAGCGTGATGTGACCGTCGCCCTTGAGGAGAGTAATTCCCCTCTCCTGGAGGATCTTTGCCGCACCAGGGTATTCAAAGGATTCAACCGCGTACGGGGGCGACGTCGCGGGGTCCGGTGGAGCAGTGGCATCGGCGGACGCCAGTGCCGGTACGCCGACGAGGGCCAAGAGCGTGCTACCCAACGCGGCAATGGTGAGCTTACGTATGCGTGATGTCATGGATTGTCCGTTTGTCAGGCGGAGTGCACTAAATGTATGTGCTCCGGCGGGTCCCACTGGCAAGATGTGGAAGAATTTACCTGGGACTGGACTTCGTGCGCCAACCCGATCTGACAGATGCCGATCGCATCCGAATGGGGTGGGCTGGTCCTCTGGCTGTGGCTATGCTTGTCGCCATCAATATTGACTTGGGCGGCGCGAGTTTGTCCTACAGTGGGTGGGTTTCAGTTGATAGATAGATCATGGCCGGATAGCTCCGCGAAGGGGGCATTTTGGCGACTACACGCACTCTGCTTGAATCTTCTGCCCCTTGCGCTCTTCCTGGGCCTGATGGCGGCTGTGTCGCCCGCGCGAGCCGAGGGTGCCGCAGTTGTAAGCCCGCTGGCTTACCGGGCGCTGGCAGTTGAGGCGTGGAAGGCGGGGGGGTCGGACCTCAGGGCTGCTGCGGAGGTCGCGCTGGTTGGCTCTGACGACGACGTGAAGTATTTCGTCGAACAGATCGCCAAGAATGCGGCATTTGAGGACAATCAGGTCGCCGCTGCCAGGATCGCCAGCGTGGGCGGGCGAGGGCTGCAGGAGGCAGTCCGAAAGGCGCTGGCAGGGGGCCCCGCTGAGCTGGAGACCTTTCTGACGAGCGGCTGGCAGGCCCCAGCGGAGGAAGACCAGCAAGTACAGATCGCCCGGATCATCAGCACCGGAGGCCGGGGAGTCCAGGAAGCGGGACGTGCTGCGCTAGGAGGGGTTCCCAATGATCTCAGACGGTTCCTGACCGAAGGCCAGTACATTCAGCGAAACGAGGACGAGCAGGTACAGCTCGCCAGGATTCTCAGCGTCGGCGGACCTGCGGTTCAGAAGGCTGGCCGGATCGCCCTGAACGGTTCAGCAGACGACATCCGAGAATTCCTGAAGGTCGGCCAGCACGTGGCACGCGCTCGCGACCAGGAATACGAGACGGTCGCCCAACTCGCCGCGCAAGCTCGCGAGGCAGGTCGTCAGGCTACTGCAGAGTCGGACGCCGCCAAGGATGCTTCCGCCCGGGCGGTCGCAGCAGCCCAGATGGCGAAAGCTGCTGCACTGAAGGCCGCTGACGAAGCAGCAGCAGCAAAGAACGATGTGCAGCATGCTGCCTCTGCAGCCAAGCGGGCAGCGGAAGCAGCGAGCCAGGCTGCTACGGCCGCCCAACAGGCCATCGGAGCAGCCAGGAGCGCCAACAACGCGGCCGGAGTGGCCGCCAGCGCCGCTGCCGGGGCCGCCTCCGCTGCGGCTGGAGCAGCCAATGCTGCTTCCCGAGCCCGGAACGCGGCAGCTGACGCTGCCACCGATGCGGGCAAGGCCCACAAAGCAGCGCAGGCAGCGAACGACGCGGACCAGGCAGCAGATGGGGCTGAGACAGCTGCGAAGGCCGCAGGCGAGGCAGGCATCGCCGCAAAGGCCGCAGGCGAGGCAGCGCAGGCCGCTGTCGACGCTGGGGTGAACGCTGACGCAGCTAGCACTGCAGCCGATCAGGCTGGCACCTACGCGGGACAGGCTGGTGTGCAGTCCACCGAGGCCGCCGATGCGGCTGCTACCGCCCGCCGCCACGCTAAGGAAGCCACCCGCGCTGCAGGCGCCGCCAAGAAGCTCGCGGAGAAAGCCGCAGCCGCTGCGGTCGAATCCCGGGACAAGGCCACCTCGGCCGCCGGCCACGCACGTTCGGCGGCAGCGGCGGCAAGAGAAGCCGCCGCACACGCCGGTGACGCCGCAACTGCTGCCGCTCAGGCCACCGACCACGCCAACAAGGCCAAGAGCGCTGCCGACGCGGCGACTGCCGCAGTCGCACAGGCGAAGGCGACACACGAACTGGCCAGCCAAGTAGAGGCAGAAGGGCGTCTCGCCCGGACCAATGAGGGGATCGAGCGGGCCAAGGACCTCCAATCTCAGCAGGACAAGGGTACAGCCGCTCAGACCCGAGCAGCCCAGCAGAGAAAGGACCTCGAAGCCGAGGCCCAGCGCCTTGCCCAAGAGGCTGCTCAGCCCGGCGCGGACCCGAAGGATGCGGCCACGAAGGGACGCAAGGTCGCCGTGCTGGCGATGAAAACCCGCGGTTCGTGGAGCCGCACCGCCGCTGAGATGACTCTCGCCAGCTCTGATGGCGCGGTAGTCGAGTACGTGCGCACGGGCTGGGCTCGCGCTGCCAAGCAAGATGAGCGCAGCCGCGTCGAGGCGCTAGCCCAGGGAGCAGTGTCGAGCAAGATCCGCCTCGCGGCCTTGCAGGCTCTCCGCGGTGATGCCGCAAGTGTCACTGCATTCCTGAGCAGCGGCCAGTACGAGGCCGTTGCGGATGATCTCGCCGTCAGCATCGCGCGGATCATTTCCACTGGAGGCCCCGGTGTCCGGGCGGCCGGCAAGGCTGCGCTGGACTCGGGTTCGGTCGACAGGTACCGGACATTCCTTGTCACCGAACAGTTCGTCCAGCGTACCGAGGACGAGCGAGTTCTCGCAGCCAAGCTGATCGACAGTGGTGGATCCGAGGTCAAGGACGCGGCCCGAATTGCCATCGAAAGCCCAGGCGATCTGCTGCACGCCTTCATCCAGGCAGGCCAGTACCAGGCCAAGCGGAAAGATCTGCTGACGGCGACTCACCAGGCACAGATCGAGCAGCTGATCGCCGAGGCATCAGGCATCGCCGCCACCGCCCAGCGCGAGGCTGCAGAGGCCGCAGTGGCCGCCGCGACTGCCCGCAAGGCCAGGGAAGAAGCCGACGCCTACGCCCTGCAAGCCCAGACCTCGGCAGCTGATGCTCGGCGCTATGCAGACGATGCCAACACATACGCGAACAAGGCCGAAGTCTCCGCCGCCAGCGCGGCACAATCTGCCAGCACCGCACGCCAGGCTCAGGATGATGCCGAACAGGCCCTAGCCAATGCCATCAGCTCGGCAACCCAGGCCAAGAACTCAGCATCCACAGCCCAGACCGATGCCGACGAAGCCCGCGATGTCAGCACCAAGGCCCGTGAATCCGCTGAAGCCGCAGGGCAGGACAAGGAGAACGCCAATGCTGCGGCCCTTCGCGCCTACTACACCGCGATAGCCAAGGAGGAGGAAGAGAAGCAGGCAGCGCGGGAGAAGCAGGAAGCTATCGAGCGGGAGAAAGTCGCCGCCGAGAAGAAGAAGCAGGAAGAAGGCTGGGTCCCCGACTGGATCAAGGAATCCGCCAACTGGCTGACGAACACTGCCGACACTGCTGCAGGCATCGGACTCGCCATCATCACCAGTGGCGACGTCTGGGTAAGCGCTTTCGAGACCGGTGTCGGCCTCGCGTTCATGGGCATAGGAACGATGGGCGACGTAGCCGGAGGCGCCCTGTGCATCTCCGGATTCGGATGCGTGGTCGGAGCCCCGGCCGTTGCCGCGAGCACCGCCCTGATCGTCAGCGGAGCATATCTTAGCGTCGCTGGCGCCAATAATCTGGGCAAGAGCCTCAACACAGCACTTCGAGACGCAAGCGAGAACAACGGCTCTAGGTTTGCGGGCGACAGTCCTAGGGTGTCGTCCGGGCCGCCGTGGCCGGTCAGTGAATCCGTTCGAGGAACCGCCAAGGGGCGATCACTGGACGTTCCGAATAAGCGACACACGGTATCCGGAGCAAGGACTGGTAGGCCTGTGGAGAAGAATACAATGATCCTAAAGGGCAATGAGGGGGCTGTTCGAGACGATATTATTGATATAGCAGAAGGGCGTGCGGAATTTCTTGAAGATCAGCAAGTGTACAAGACTCCTAGTGGGCGTACCTACGGAGTTGAGTCCACGGGGAGAACTTTCCCGGTATCTGGTCCGGGGCTTGTTGAAATGGATCGAAATGAATACGTGGCACTGCAGGCGATAGCAAAGGTTGGTGGGGATATGCAAAAATTTGCTGATGCCTACGGAAGGGTGCCCCGCCTCATGGAAAATCCGAAGGCGATAGAGAAGGCCCTGGCTGTCTATAATGGGACATGGCGATGATGTACAATATCATTGCAGTCGAGGGGGTGAGCTGGGATCGACTGCAGCTCACCCTGGGGGACCTGTTCTCCGTTCCGGTGGGCGATGTTGAAGTAGTGAACTCCGGTGAATTCGAAGACAGGAACTTGGGGGCGAGGGTTAGCTGCGAATATCAGCGCCTAAGTGGTGATGTCTCGTGGGCGCTCGATATTTATGCCACTAATGAGGTCCAGTCGCAGCCGACTGAGCCTGCACTTGCCGCGGGACTCGCGGGGTGGCTTCGGCAAACATTCCTATTCCCTGATGCTGGGATTCGCCCAAGCTCGTACTGGGCTGCCACTGCAGATGGAAGAATGGTCCGTGCACGAGTGTTTGAATCCGATACTGAGGATTTTTTCATCCGTGTCGATGCCATCGAAGAGCCTGTCTCCGGCCTGGCTCATGTTCCCATCGAAAGAATACCTGAGGTGATCCGCGATTCTTTTGTACCTTCTCCTTTGGTCGATAGCTTTGCGGCTTGGTTGAAGGGGTGCGAAGAAATGTACCCGGATTCAGATGGGGTCAAGGAAAGTGGGGAGCATCTATTTGTCGGTAGTCTCCGTGCGTGGGAGATGATGACCGTTCGGATTTCACAGGGATGGCCACCGTCCGCATGGTATCCGGCTGAATTTTATCGAGAGGATCTCGACAATAGAGACTCTCTTTGTCAAATTTCAAATGACCTTCCTGCTGCTATTTCTAAGGCTTTCCTGGATGTGCTCAATCGCATCGATGGGGAATTTATTCGACTTACGGTCGATGATGGCGGCGTGGCACTAGATACAGAAATGGAAATACTAGACCCTGCGCCACCAGTGCGGAATTGGTGGTGGAGGAGGCGCCCAATTGAGCTGCCCTGGAATAGTAGTTAATAAATCATTGCCTCGAAGGATATTGCGGCGTTTCGATAAGTGGCGCTAGGTCCTTTGGTGGGGGAATTGTGGCCCGCTGGATATGTCTGGCGGGCTGCAAGGCGATTCCTGAAGAGTGCTTCCGACTGTTCTGGTCGCCTGCACGCTAGCTTCTTTCGGCCGGGTGGGCGAAGGTCTGTAGAGAGTTGTTGCGCCAGTGAGTCGCGCTCCAGTGGCGTTTCAACGTCCGGTGATCATTTGAGCCCGCCGGTCACAGCGGTGCGTGGAGTCTGGCCGCCCGTCACGAACCGATCGAAGCTCCGGTTGGACGGGGTGACCTTGCCCAGTCGCCCCGAACCGCCGGAGCTTCGATGTGCCGGCAGTCTGCCACCGTCTGCCTGATCAAGTCGCCCGCGCTGGGCAGTGTGGCGGGATTGCCGCTGGCGGACCGGTCGCGGGTGCTGCCTGACCCGCGTCAACGTCGAGGGGTGCGTCACCGTTGGTGGCGGTGCTGCTAGTTGCCGCCTCGGCTGTGGTGGCCGGCGCGCGCTCGTATGCGGCCATCGGCCAGTGGTCCGCGAACGCTCCGCAGCATGCCCTGGCCCGCCTGGGCGCCCGGGTCGTGGGGGTTTTGGGCATGCGCGTCGCACCGAGCGCCGCCACGATCCGGCGGATCGTCAGCTTGGTCTGCCCCGGTGGCCTGGCCGACCTGACCGGCGCCCATCCAGCGGGATCGGGCTCGATCGCAGTGGACGGCAAGGCTGCCCGCGGCTCCCGGCACGGCACCTGCTTGCAGGTCATCTTTTGGCCGCGATGACCGGCGACGGCCGAACCGTCACCCAACTGCGTGTCCCCAGCAAGACCAATGAGATCACCTGTTTCACCGCGATGCTGGCGCCCTACGATCTGGCCGGGGTCACGGTCACGGCCGACGGCCTGCACACCCAGCGCGCCCACGTGCGCCTCCTCGTCGAGGAGAAGAAGGCCCACTACCTGCTGGTCGTCAAGGCCAACCAGCCGGAACTGCACCGCACGCTAAGGTCGTTGCCGTGGAAGGACGTCACCGCACGTCGTTACGACCGCGAGGCCAGCTACGGCCGCCGCGAGACCCGCGTGACCAGGGCCGTCACCGGCCTCGGTCTGGACTTTCCCCACGCCGTCCAGGCAGCACGCATCCTGCGCTATCGCACCGACCTCAAGGCCGGCACCGTCAGCCGCCAGATCCTCTACGCGATTTCGGACCTGACCTCGCAGCAGGCCTCGCCCCAGCGACTCGGCACGCTCGCCAGGTCGCAGTGGACCATCGAGAACAGGCTGCACTTCGTCCCCGACACCGCCTTCGCCGAGGACGCCTCGAAGATCCGCACCGGCCACGGCCCCGAGAACATGGCAACCATCCGCAACTTGGCGATCAACACGCTTCGGCAGCAAGGGCACTGCAACATCGCCGCCGGCCCCCGGCAAGCCTCCCATAAGCCGTTCACACGCCCGCGCGACCTCCTGGGCATCGCTTGACCAGCACACTGACGAGATCATCGGACTTCGCAACGGCCCTGTCGCGCGCTCGCGTACTGCTGCTGCGGCTTCAGGCCGGGCGCCGACGCGGCGAAGCGCGAAGATCGGCGTGGGCAGGTCCAGGAGTTGGAACTGGAGGAGAAGATCCTGCGGAAGGAGGCCGCGTGTTTTGCCAAGAAGATGGGTCGATGACTTGCCGCTGGCGGTTCATCTCCGAGTTCCGTGACCTGTACGGAGTACAGCGGATGTGCCGTGTGCCGTGTGCCGTGTGCCGTGTGCCGTGTGCTGGGTGCTGGGTGTCTCGGTGTCCGGGTACTACCGGGGGATCGCCGCGGCGGCCGCACGGGCTGCACGGAGGGCGGCTGACCAGGCTCTGGCCGAGCGGAGCGAGGAGATTCACGAGGAGTCGAACGGCCCTACGGGTGTTCCCGGGGCCGCGCGGGAGTTGCGGGAGCGGCACGGTGTGGTGAACCACAAGCGGGTGGCACGGCTGATTCGCGAGCGCGGGCTGGCTGGCATTTGCGGCGCAAGGTGCGGACCGCAGTCGCGGACAGGAGCGTGCTGCTGGCGCGGGATCGGGTAGGCGCGTGGTCGCGGCTGCAGCGTCGGGCGTGCGCTGGTACGGCGACGTCACGCACCTACCGGCCGGCGGGGCGTGGATGCTGCAGCCTGGCTCACTCGGAAGGGTTGTCGCCTGGTGACAATGGCCTGGTGACTTCAGCAGAGCAGCCAGCAACCCCCGCCCCCCGCAAGCGGACCGGCCGTCGCCCCGGCTCGGCCGACACCCGCCGTACCGTGCTGGAGGCGGCCCGCGCCGAGTTCGCCGCGCGCGGGTACGAGAAGGCGAGCATGCGGGCGATCGCCCGGGCGGCCGGGGTGGATGCGGCGCTGCTGCACCACTACTTCGGCAGCAAGGACCAGCTCTTCCTGGCCGCGCTGGAGTTGCCGGTCGATCCGCGGGCCGTGGTGGAGCACGCCCTGGCCGGCGACCGGGCCACCGTCGGCGAGCGGGTGGCGGGCTTCGTGCTCACGCTTTGGGAGCAGCCCGGGGTGCTGGACCGGATGCTCGCGCTGATCCGGGCGGCGGCCACCACCGAGCAGGTGGCGCAGCTGATGCGCGGCTTCGTGACGGCCGAGCTGATCACCCGGATCGCCGCCGAACTGGACGTGGAGCAGCCCGAACTCCGGGCCGAGCTGATGTTCTCCCAGGTCGTCGGCCTGGCGATGGCCCGGTACGTGGTGAAGGTCGAGCCGCTCGCCTCCGCCACCCGGGAGGAACTGCTGCCCCTGCTCGCCCCCACCTTCCAGAACTACCTGACGGCAGGCGCCTGATGGAGCCGACCCTCAACTACTGGCGCCGCCCGCTCGACACCGTCCCGGACGAGGTCTGGCGCCACCCGGGCCTGCGTGTACTGATCCTGGCGGACACCGGGCTGACCTCCCTCCCGCCCGAGATCGGCGACCTCCGGCAGCTGCGCACCCTCGACCTCGGCCACAACCGCCTCACCGAACTCCCCGCCAAACTCGGCGACTTGACCGCCCTCACCGATTTCCTCTACCTGCACGACAACCACCTCACCGCCCTCCCACCCTCCCTCTCCCGGCTGACCGCCCTCCGCTACCTCAACGTCTCCGACAACCGGCTCACCCAACTCCCGCCCACCGTCGGCGACCTGACGGCCCTTCTCGAACTCCGCGCCCAGAACAACCGGTTGACCACCCTCCCGCCCGCCGTCGGCAAGCTCCGCTCCCTGCGCGAACTCT
This genomic interval from Kitasatospora gansuensis contains the following:
- a CDS encoding S1 family peptidase, whose product is MFNKKSRPAWKAALLASAVATGALTAGSGSPASAVSGETPANFSFTAKLDIDTGGTNNDADKRACTGALVDPSWIITAASCFVTDPSKGVTVPAGAPKGAVTVTVGRADLTSAAGHITTVTELVPRTDRDLVLAKLARPATGIAPITLSTTAPTLGETLKVTGYGRTKDQWVPNQLHADDFTVGASTATTLDLSPMAGTTSAICQGDAGGPAFRTKNGRVELAALNSRSWQGGCYTSTETRTGAVETRTDDLGPWLHQLGVQYATSKFTPLSSTRVLDTRTLSPRTWEANQGGGVKELKLGPNSTSPVKVPAGTTAVVLNVTAINPNNNGFLSVQADKNSRPTSSVINFNAGQVVPNLVTVPVNPDGTVYLWSTTQEIDAIVDIFGYYSPQSANKFTPRTPTRLLDTRSPVKTLAPMGSIDVQVAGVNGVPADAKAAVLNLTVTGATSGGVFIVYPTGGTRPSTSNVNFSAGQTISNQVIVPIGANGKVTIFNNTGGNADAILDIFGDYSPTGESVYQPLNPLRLLDTRENPGTAMTLGQVVGITGVPAGANAAIFTVATVQAETAGYFTLYPHGTTRPATSNLNFSAGATLSIHAAVPTGQDNQVDLYNGSGYTHAIADMYGYFTKA
- a CDS encoding ALF repeat-containing protein, whose translation is MNLLPLALFLGLMAAVSPARAEGAAVVSPLAYRALAVEAWKAGGSDLRAAAEVALVGSDDDVKYFVEQIAKNAAFEDNQVAAARIASVGGRGLQEAVRKALAGGPAELETFLTSGWQAPAEEDQQVQIARIISTGGRGVQEAGRAALGGVPNDLRRFLTEGQYIQRNEDEQVQLARILSVGGPAVQKAGRIALNGSADDIREFLKVGQHVARARDQEYETVAQLAAQAREAGRQATAESDAAKDASARAVAAAQMAKAAALKAADEAAAAKNDVQHAASAAKRAAEAASQAATAAQQAIGAARSANNAAGVAASAAAGAASAAAGAANAASRARNAAADAATDAGKAHKAAQAANDADQAADGAETAAKAAGEAGIAAKAAGEAAQAAVDAGVNADAASTAADQAGTYAGQAGVQSTEAADAAATARRHAKEATRAAGAAKKLAEKAAAAAVESRDKATSAAGHARSAAAAAREAAAHAGDAATAAAQATDHANKAKSAADAATAAVAQAKATHELASQVEAEGRLARTNEGIERAKDLQSQQDKGTAAQTRAAQQRKDLEAEAQRLAQEAAQPGADPKDAATKGRKVAVLAMKTRGSWSRTAAEMTLASSDGAVVEYVRTGWARAAKQDERSRVEALAQGAVSSKIRLAALQALRGDAASVTAFLSSGQYEAVADDLAVSIARIISTGGPGVRAAGKAALDSGSVDRYRTFLVTEQFVQRTEDERVLAAKLIDSGGSEVKDAARIAIESPGDLLHAFIQAGQYQAKRKDLLTATHQAQIEQLIAEASGIAATAQREAAEAAVAAATARKAREEADAYALQAQTSAADARRYADDANTYANKAEVSAASAAQSASTARQAQDDAEQALANAISSATQAKNSASTAQTDADEARDVSTKARESAEAAGQDKENANAAALRAYYTAIAKEEEEKQAAREKQEAIEREKVAAEKKKQEEGWVPDWIKESANWLTNTADTAAGIGLAIITSGDVWVSAFETGVGLAFMGIGTMGDVAGGALCISGFGCVVGAPAVAASTALIVSGAYLSVAGANNLGKSLNTALRDASENNGSRFAGDSPRVSSGPPWPVSESVRGTAKGRSLDVPNKRHTVSGARTGRPVEKNTMILKGNEGAVRDDIIDIAEGRAEFLEDQQVYKTPSGRTYGVESTGRTFPVSGPGLVEMDRNEYVALQAIAKVGGDMQKFADAYGRVPRLMENPKAIEKALAVYNGTWR
- a CDS encoding transposase family protein, which produces MAVLLVAASAVVAGARSYAAIGQWSANAPQHALARLGARVVGVLGMRVAPSAATIRRIVSLVCPGGLADLTGAHPAGSGSIAVDGKAARGSRHGTCLQVIFWPR
- a CDS encoding ISAs1 family transposase, with translation MTGDGRTVTQLRVPSKTNEITCFTAMLAPYDLAGVTVTADGLHTQRAHVRLLVEEKKAHYLLVVKANQPELHRTLRSLPWKDVTARRYDREASYGRRETRVTRAVTGLGLDFPHAVQAARILRYRTDLKAGTVSRQILYAISDLTSQQASPQRLGTLARSQWTIENRLHFVPDTAFAEDASKIRTGHGPENMATIRNLAINTLRQQGHCNIAAGPRQASHKPFTRPRDLLGIA
- a CDS encoding IS3 family transposase — encoded protein: MSGYYRGIAAAAARAARRAADQALAERSEEIHEESNGPTGVPGAARELRERHGVVNHKRVARLIRERGLAGICGARCGPQSRTGACCWRGIG
- a CDS encoding TetR/AcrR family transcriptional regulator, with the protein product MTSAEQPATPAPRKRTGRRPGSADTRRTVLEAARAEFAARGYEKASMRAIARAAGVDAALLHHYFGSKDQLFLAALELPVDPRAVVEHALAGDRATVGERVAGFVLTLWEQPGVLDRMLALIRAAATTEQVAQLMRGFVTAELITRIAAELDVEQPELRAELMFSQVVGLAMARYVVKVEPLASATREELLPLLAPTFQNYLTAGA
- a CDS encoding leucine-rich repeat domain-containing protein — protein: MEPTLNYWRRPLDTVPDEVWRHPGLRVLILADTGLTSLPPEIGDLRQLRTLDLGHNRLTELPAKLGDLTALTDFLYLHDNHLTALPPSLSRLTALRYLNVSDNRLTQLPPTVGDLTALLELRAQNNRLTTLPPAVGKLRSLRELWLRGNALAQLPDSVAELSELRHLDLRENALPAVPASLAALPRLRHLDLRSNRLRSLPDWLPAMPALEKLDLRWNDVQPSTPLLAELTRRGCVVLH